A portion of the Musa acuminata AAA Group cultivar baxijiao chromosome BXJ1-1, Cavendish_Baxijiao_AAA, whole genome shotgun sequence genome contains these proteins:
- the LOC103978481 gene encoding probable disease resistance protein At4g19060 — protein MAVAMVQFLMEKFVDALEEEDSSVVPFHALFQGIKEDLKVTMRSSVPLGTADLLRDSLYDLNDILIECRTLSKKHTDLKQRKRVRLSSMSSLWFLYKARKRLQAIKHSIQPRNHGAVDQNYSSGSLSGDMEFDRWTSRSVDKSKVYGLDDQLNAIERMLLEEDSGGFKGIGVVGMGGVGKTVLAQMVFNSPPVRRRFFPRLWVCMSQTAKRGRDVRREMLERMLMALGVEEEAITSISEAGAGSGGLAELMFALHLQLMNKRYLIVFDDVWNIDEWYQGLMSSGLPDEGEWAGHLRLDRVLPKDCGGSVIVTSRLEEVAVKMVGKENMCRIEPDKDGECCWNIFMDSVTKGGLAGDHPTLGSMKTEIVDRCGGLPLAAKTIGEILRGSLSPAENSEPENELHP, from the coding sequence ATGGCGGTGGCGATGGTGCAGTTCCTCATGGAGAAGTTTGTGGATGCGCTCGAAGAAGAAGACAGTTCGGTGGTTCCCTTCCATGCTCTGTTCCAGGGCATAAAGGAGGATCTTAAAGTGACAATGAGGTCCTCCGTGCCGCTGGGCACCGCCGACCTCCTCCGCGACTCGCTGTACGACCTCAATGACATACTGATCGAGTGCCGAACGCTCTCCAAGAAGCACACGGACCTCAAGCAACGGAAGCGCGTAAGACTCTCTTCCATGTCGAGTCTATGGTTTCTGTACAAAGCGAGGAAGAGGCTGCAGGCGATCAAGCACAGTATCCAACCCAGAAACCATGGAGCGGTGGATCAGAATTACAGTAGTGGTTCGTTAAGCGGCGACATGGAGTTCGATAGGTGGACTTCGCGTTCTGTGGACAAATCGAAGGTTTATGGTCTCGACGATCAGCTCAACGCGATAGAGAGAATGCTGTTGGAAGAGGATAGCGGCGGATTCAAAGGAATCGGGGTTGTGGGGATGGGTGGAGTTGGCAAAACAGTGCTTGCGCAGATGGTCTTCAACAGTCCGCCGGTGAGAAGGCGCTTCTTTCCGCGGCTATGGGTGTGCATGTCTCAGACAGCGAAAAGAGGTAGAGATGTCCGAAGAGAGATGTTGGAGCGGATGCTAATGGCACTGGGAGTCGAGGAGGAGGCCATCACATCCATCTCAGAAGCCGGTGCAGGAAGCGGTGGCCTCGCGGAGTTGATGTTCGCGCTCCACCTCCAATTGATGAACAAAAGATATCTCATCGTGTTCGACGACGTCTGGAACATCGACGAGTGGTACCAAGGCTTAATGAGCTCGGGTTTGCCGGACGAAGGTGAATGGGCCGGTCATCTTCGTCTTGACCGTGTGTTGCCGAAGGACTGCGGCGGGTCGGTCATCGTCACGAGCAGATTGGAGGAGGTGGCTGTGAAGATGGTCGGGAAAGAGAACATGTGTCGGATCGAGCCCGATAAAGACGGGGAATGTTGTTGGAATATATTCATGGATTCAGTGACGAAGGGCGGGCTTGCGGGCGATCATCCTACTCTGGGAAGCATGAAGACAGAGATCGTGGATAGATGTGGTGGCCTGCCATTAGCCGCAAAGACTATAGGGGAGATCTTGCGTGGATCTCTCTCACCAGCAGAGAATTCGGAGCCTGAGAACGAGCTTCATCCCTGA